A single Kitasatospora kifunensis DNA region contains:
- a CDS encoding glycosyltransferase family 2 protein — MLLVALGLVYFSATMGAGLRFLRRSRTAARSPERLGESDVVYFLIPCLNEAAVIRETVSRLLTDDRVHVVVIDDASDDDTGPLAEQAAHGMGRVGELYVVRRELPAARQGKGPALNAGFALIASEISSRDLDASRVVVCVMDADGRLSDGAIDEVLPLFNDPAVGGVQLAVRIRNRTSWLTSIQDMEFWALSAISQFGRAGTGTVSLGGNGQFTRLSALLAMDGGPWAQALTEDLELALDLAAEGWVLTTTTTAHVDQQGLLSLSRLINQRTRWFQGHMTAIRHVPRIWGSPHIPHLASLEMILYLLVPWTLVLPWSIVFHASLFVMLDGMTTHGYALLFGPDSTPGAESIALWYGLSFAPNLVAAYFYRLRAPEVSWLRALVLGHLLVPANYIAYVACWRALRRLCQGKTGWVKTARVKETPAEPAATRTGPAGAGPVGLGTSSDGGET, encoded by the coding sequence ATGCTCCTGGTCGCCCTGGGGCTGGTGTACTTCAGCGCTACGATGGGCGCCGGGCTCCGGTTCCTGCGCCGTTCCCGGACTGCTGCCCGTTCACCCGAGCGGCTGGGGGAGTCCGATGTCGTCTACTTCCTGATCCCGTGTCTGAACGAGGCCGCGGTGATCCGCGAGACAGTCAGCAGGCTCCTCACCGACGACCGCGTCCATGTGGTCGTCATCGATGATGCCTCGGACGACGACACCGGCCCGCTGGCTGAGCAGGCCGCCCACGGAATGGGGCGCGTGGGGGAGCTGTACGTCGTGCGCCGTGAACTTCCCGCCGCCCGCCAGGGCAAGGGCCCCGCGCTTAACGCCGGATTCGCTCTGATCGCCTCCGAGATCAGCAGCCGGGACCTGGACGCCTCCCGCGTCGTGGTCTGCGTGATGGATGCCGATGGACGCCTGTCTGATGGCGCCATCGACGAGGTCCTGCCGTTGTTCAACGACCCGGCCGTGGGGGGAGTGCAACTGGCCGTACGGATCCGCAACCGCACTAGCTGGTTGACCTCGATCCAGGACATGGAATTCTGGGCTCTGTCGGCGATCTCACAGTTCGGCAGGGCCGGGACCGGCACGGTCAGCCTGGGAGGAAACGGCCAGTTCACCCGTCTCAGCGCGCTCCTGGCCATGGACGGGGGACCATGGGCGCAGGCTCTCACCGAAGACCTGGAACTCGCCCTGGACCTGGCGGCCGAAGGCTGGGTTCTCACGACCACCACCACCGCGCACGTCGACCAGCAAGGCCTCCTGTCGCTGAGCCGGCTCATCAACCAGCGCACCCGCTGGTTCCAGGGACACATGACCGCGATCCGCCACGTCCCCAGGATCTGGGGCTCCCCCCACATCCCCCACCTCGCGTCACTCGAGATGATCCTCTACCTGCTGGTTCCCTGGACCCTGGTCCTGCCGTGGTCGATCGTCTTCCACGCCAGCTTGTTCGTCATGCTCGATGGCATGACCACCCACGGGTACGCTCTCCTCTTCGGACCCGATTCCACGCCAGGAGCAGAGAGCATCGCGCTCTGGTACGGCCTGTCCTTCGCCCCGAACCTCGTGGCCGCCTACTTCTACCGCTTGCGGGCACCCGAGGTGTCCTGGCTGCGCGCCCTGGTCCTCGGCCACCTGCTGGTCCCTGCCAACTACATCGCCTACGTGGCCTGCTGGCGCGCGTTGCGGCGCCTCTGCCAGGGCAAGACCGGCTGGGTCAAGACAGCTCGTGTCAAAGAGACGCCCGCTGAGCCTGCGGCCACTCGTACGGGGCCGGCCGGCGCAGGACCGGTAGGCCTGGGCACTTCGTCGGACGGGGGAGAGACATGA
- a CDS encoding exosortase/archaeosortase family protein, with the protein MNTAPGAGALLRSPRYLLVRPLLALAALSVAVASVREAALIRAAESSSAAVILRSVFGLQAVGFPRTADFYLRIEPERWIGLHVATSCSTAMLLPGLAAMTAVLLLLRPLPPLATLSALVAATAVLFTCNLGRILMISLAAEWGGGRGFHLAHTWLGTAVTIAAATLAAGVYLHILSQGKRSRVTRTRQNPTPTVRS; encoded by the coding sequence ATGAACACCGCCCCGGGCGCCGGTGCCCTACTGCGTTCACCCCGATACCTGCTGGTACGCCCGCTGCTTGCGCTGGCCGCTTTGTCCGTTGCGGTTGCATCAGTACGCGAGGCGGCCCTGATCCGGGCCGCCGAGTCCAGTTCCGCTGCCGTGATCCTGCGCAGTGTCTTCGGTCTACAGGCCGTCGGATTCCCCCGCACCGCCGACTTCTACCTGCGGATCGAGCCTGAGCGCTGGATCGGACTGCATGTCGCCACATCGTGCAGCACCGCCATGCTGCTGCCGGGGCTCGCTGCGATGACGGCAGTCCTCTTGCTTCTGCGCCCGTTGCCGCCGCTCGCCACCTTGTCAGCGCTGGTTGCCGCCACCGCTGTCCTGTTCACGTGCAATCTCGGGCGGATCCTCATGATCAGCCTGGCGGCCGAGTGGGGAGGTGGCAGGGGATTCCATCTGGCGCACACCTGGCTGGGGACCGCGGTGACGATCGCTGCCGCGACTCTGGCGGCCGGCGTCTACCTCCACATTCTCAGCCAGGGCAAGCGTTCCCGGGTCACCCGCACACGCCAGAACCCGACCCCGACCGTGCGATCGTAG